One window of Micromonas commoda chromosome 1, complete sequence genomic DNA carries:
- a CDS encoding peptidyl-prolyl cis-trans isomerase (Contains the Pfam domain FKBP_C FKBP-type peptidyl-prolyl cis-trans isomerase, also known as Peptidylprolyl cis-trans isomerases in vertebrates, are receptors for the two immunosuppressants, FK506 and rapamycin) — MSFAVASTASLRAPVAFRGKAAARRPARVAASAHTHQHPRPSVAETASPGRSAVVDRIASGAIALATALTLATSPANAISLPEEEATKLICDAECEATINDKELFTTPTGLQYRDIVVGDGVQPEVGFQVVVDYIAKNEQGQIFDNSLEKGKPNDVRITGLGQGETNVIPGLDEGILTMRSGGVRRLYIPGDLAFPKGLASAPGRPRISPFSPVVFDVKLLYIPGLE, encoded by the exons AtgtccttcgccgtcgcatccaccgcgagcctccgcgcgcccgtcgcatTCCGCGgcaaggccgccgcgcgccgccccgcccgcgtcgcg GCATCCGCGCATACGCACCAACACCCGCggccgtccgtcgccgagaccgcatcgccggggcgctccgccgtcgtcgaccgcaTCGCctccggcgcgatcgccctcgccaccgccctcACCCTCGCGACTTCGCCCGCCAACGCAATCTCCCTCCCGGAAGAGGAGGCCACCAAGCTCATCTGCGACGCCGAGTGCGAGGCCACGATCAACGACAAGGAGCTCTTCACCACGCCCACGGGGTTGCAGTACCgcgacatcgtcgtcggcgacggcgtgcaaCCGGAGGTTGGTTTCCAGGTGGTGGTGGACTACATCGCCAAAAACGAGCAAGGCCAAATCTTCGACAACTCGCTGGAGAAGGGTAAACCCAACGACGTTCGAATCACCGGCTTGGGCCAGGGCGAGACCAACGTCATCCCGGGCCTGGACGAGGGCATACTCACGATGCGATCGGGCGGCGTGAGGCGCCTGTACATTCCGGGTGATTTGGCGTTTCCCAAAgggttggcgtcggcgccgggacggCCGAGGATCTCGCCATTCTCGCCAGTCGTCTTTGACGTCAAGCTCCTCTACATCCCGGGACTGGAGTGA
- a CDS encoding hypothetical protein (putative uncharacterized protein), with protein MSSWNQSDAVRGRQPARSSSLFGDANSVEMQMRADPDQLERENDAAIGHMSDRVAMLRSITDNIHNEAESHKKLLDNMGDSMGGVGETLGETLKHFNAVFVNNKSGRQFCYAVWGMVGVIWCLHYLSS; from the exons ATGTCCAGCTGGAACCAGAGCGATGCCGTGAg GGGCCGACaacccgcgcgttcctcctccttgttcggcgacgccaacTCCGTGGAGATGCAGATGCGCGCCGACCCGGaccagctcgagcgcgagaacgacgccgccataGGGCACATGtccgaccgcgtcgccatGCTTCGGTCCATCACCGACAACATCCACAACGAGGCCGAGTCGCACAAGAAGCTGCTGGACAACATGGGGGACTCCATGGGAGGCGTCGGGGAGACGCTCGGGGAGACGTTGAAGCACTTCAACGCGGTGTTCGTGAACAACAAGAGCGGAAGGCAGTTCTGCTACGCGGTGTGGGGGATGGTCGGCGTCATCTGGTGCCTCCACTACCTCAGCTCGTGA